The Daucus carota subsp. sativus chromosome 9, DH1 v3.0, whole genome shotgun sequence genome window below encodes:
- the LOC135149259 gene encoding major strawberry allergen Fra a 1.07-like, with the protein MGFASFTDEYTSPIAPSRLFKASIVDSHNLIPKLLPQGIKSIEHIQGDGGAGSIKQINFIDGRTFNSVKYHIDELSEDKYKYNYTLLEGDALVENLEKITYEVKFESSPSGGTISKVTSKYYTKGEFMLKEDDIKAGKEKVLSMYKVVEAYLIQNPDAYV; encoded by the exons ATGGGCTTTGCAAGCTTCACTGATGAGTACACTTCCCCTATTGCTCCATCAAGGCTCTTCAAGGCCTCCATCGTCGACTCTcacaatttgattccaaagcTCTTGCCCCAGGGTATCAAGAGCATTGAACATATTCAAGGTGATGGAGGAGCCGGAAGCATCAAGCAAATCAACTTCATTGATG GTCGCACTTTTAATAGTGTGAAGTACCACATTGACGAGCTTAGTGAAGACAAGTACAAGTACAACTATACACTGTTGGAAGGCGATGCCTTGGtggaaaatcttgaaaaaataaCTTACGAGGTTAAGTTTGAGTCGTCTCCTAGTGGCGGTACCATCTCTAAGGTAACAAGCAAGTATTATACTAAAGGAGAATTCATGCTTAAGGAAGACGATATCAAGGCGGGCAAGGAAAAGGTTCTATCCATGTACAAAGTTGTCGAAGCCTATCTCATCCAAAACCCTGATGCCTATGTCTAG
- the LOC108201021 gene encoding pentatricopeptide repeat-containing protein At4g31850, chloroplastic-like, with translation MLLVKRGAQTLATAHFHALTSFTLMPPIVSTPSLLLHSHFLLFSTKPNPNSQPKAPFIPSPSTTHPELKQLLYHKFKLGFDKLDDALLLFSTKPNPDSQPKAPFIPSPSTTYPELKQLLYRKSKVGFNKLDDALLVFDQMLGLKSRLSVVDFTQLLTALVRMEEYSVAISMFRELRVLSIPVNIVTFNTAIHSCCHLNPLDYAFSLLAGIIKSGWVPDVFTYTTLIKGLLSQDRPLEAGDLFNKLITYQEIQPSVVTYNTIFDGLCKTSNTSMALKFLRKMEKLGCRPDIITYNSIIDSLCKERRVDHALDLVSEMTHKGILPDVITYNRLLQGLCSSSRWEDIGPLLSEMGVRKISPDLHTYNILVDAHCKEGRTIDAEDVIAIMIQKGVPPDVITYSALMDGFCLRGNTDRALEVLNTMMSNGIAPNCYSYTILIDGLCKNRKLDEARNIFDKLASRGLQPNVKTYTTMIQGFCQEGLFEEAKILLSEMETSGCLPNDVTYNTIIRASLLNKRYEEAVVLIENMRARKFSEDASTTSMVLDLLSEEEQDPSVLAFCKWFLQCDRTWMPSGGTFDMKAPATSVPFFALSLFRSIECLSSLKVKQDVALEAHLTMLSVKRGAQTLATAHFHALTSFTLMPPIVSTPISLFHSHFLLFSTKPNPNSQPKPPFIPSPSTTHPELKQLLYHKFKLGFDKLDDAFLLFSTKPNPDSQPKAPFIPSPSTTHPELKQLLYHKSRVGFDKLDDALLAFDQMLRLKSGLSVVDFNQLLTALVRMKEYSVAISMFRELRVLSIPADIVTFNTAIHSCCHLDTLDYAFSLLAGIIKSGWVPDAFTYNTLIKGLLSQDRPLEAGDLFNKLITYQEIQPSVVTYNTIIDGLCKTSNTSMALKFLRKMEKLGCRPDIITYNSIIDSLCKERRVDHAFDLVSVMTQKGIPPNVITYNRLLQGLCSSSRWEDIGPLLSEMGVRKISPDLHTYNILVDAHCKEGRTTDAEDVIAIMIQKGVPPDVVTYNTLMDGFCLRGNTDRALEVLNTMRSNGIVPNCYSYTILIDGLCKNRKLDEARNIFDKFASRGLQPDVITHNTMIRGLCQEGLLEEAKLLLSEMETSDCLPNDVTYNTIIRASLLNKRYEEAVVLIENMRARKFSEDASTTSMVLDLLSKEEQDPSVLAFCKWFLQ, from the exons ATGTTGTTGGTGAAGAGAGGAGCTCAAACACTGGCCACTGCTCATTTTCATGCTCTCACTTCATTCACTTTGATGCCTCCAATTGTAAGCACCCCTTCTCTTTTACTCCATtctcattttcttcttttctctaCCAAGCCTAACCCTAATTCACAACCCAAAGCCCCCTTTATTCCTTCTCCATCCACCACTCATCCCGAACTAAAACAATTACTCTATCATAAATTTAAGCTTGGTTTTGATAAACTCGACGATgctcttcttcttttctctaCTAAGCCTAACCCTGATTCACAACCAAAAGCCCCCTTTATTCCTTCTCCATCAACCACTTATCCGGAGCTAAAACAATTACTCTATCGTAAATCCAAGGTTGGTTTCAATAAACTCGACGATGCTCTTCTTGTGTTTGATCAAATGCTTGGTCTGAAATCTAGGCTTTCTGTTGTGGATTTCACACAACTATTAACCGCCCTCGTTCGGATGGAAGAGTACTCTGTTGCCATATCCATGTTTAGAGAATTGCGTGTTTTAAGCATTCCTGTTAATATTGTTACCTTTAATACTGCCATCCATTCCTGCTGTCACTTGAATCCACTTGATTATGCCTTTTCATTGCTTGCTGGAATCATCAAGAGTGGTTGGGTGCCTGATGTATTTACCTACACCACTCTCATCAAGGGCCTTCTATCTCAAGACAGGCCTTTGGAGGCTGGGGATTTGTTTAACAAGCTTATCACATATCAAGAAATTCAGCCCAGTGTAGTTACGTATAACACCATCTTTGATGGTCTCTGCAAAACTTCAAATACCTCCATGGCTCTCAAGTTTTTAAGAAAGATGGAGAAGTTAGGTTGCAGACCCGatattataacttataactCGATTATCGATTCTCTGTGCAAAGAAAGACGAGTCGATCATGCATTGGATCTTGTGTCTGAAATGACCCACAAAGGCATATTACCAGATGTTATAACCTATAATAGATTACTTCAAGGTCTTTGCAGCTCCAGCCGATGGGAGGACATTGGGCCGTTGTTAAGTGAGATGGGTGTTAGGAAGATCTCTCCTGATCTGCACACCTATAATATACTGGTCGATGCACACTGCAAAGAAGGGAGGACAATAGATGCAGAAGATGTGATTGCAATTATGATCCAGAAAGGTGTGCCTCCTGATGTAATCACCTACAGTGCGCTTATGGATGGATTTTGTTTAAGAGGCAACACTGACAGGGCATTAGAGGTGCTGAATACCATGATGAGTAATGGAATAGCGCCAAATTGTTATAGCTATACTATCCTCATCGATGGTCTCTGCAAGAACAGAAAACTTGACGAGGccagaaatatttttgataagctTGCTTCAAGAGGTTTGCAACCCAATGTGAAGACATACACTACGATGATTCAAGGATTTTGTCAAGAAGGGTTATTTGAGGAAGCAAAGATATTACTTTCTGAGATGGAAACTAGTGGTTGTTTGCCTAACGATGTGACTTACAACACGATCATCCGTGCAAGtcttttgaataaaagataTGAAGAAGCAGTTGTATTGATAGAGAACATGCGAGCTCGTAAATTCTCAGAAGATGCATCTACCACATCCATGGTACTAGACCTATtatctgaagaagaacaagacCCCTCCGTTCTTGCTTTCTGCAAATGGTTTTTGCAAT GTGATAGAACTTGGATGCCTTCTGGAGGAACATTTGATATGAAGGCTCCAGCGACTTCCGTTCCTTTTTTCGCGCTTTCACTTTTCCGGTCTATTGAGTGTTTGTCATCTCTAAAAGTAAAGCAAGATGTTGCACTAGAGGCTCATCT AACGATGTTGTCAGTGAAGAGAGGAGCTCAGACACTAGCCACTGCTCATTTTCATGCTCTCACTTCATTCACTTTGATGCCTCCAATTGTAAGCACCCCAATTTCTCtttttcattctcattttcttcttttctctaCTAAGCCTAACCCTAATTCACAACCCAAACCCCCCTTTATTCCTTCTCCATCCACCACTCATCCCGAACTAAAACAATTACTCTATCATAAATTTAAGCTTGGTTTTGATAAACTCGACGatgcttttcttcttttctctaCTAAGCCTAACCCTGATTCACAACCAAAAGCCCCCTTTATTCCTTCTCCATCTACCACTCATCCCGAACTTAAACAATTACTCTATCACAAATCTAGGGTTGGTTTCGATAAACTCGACGATGCTCTTCTTGCGTTCGATCAAATGCTCCGTCTGAAATCTGGGCTTTCTGTTGTGGATTTCAACCAACTCTTAACCGCTCTTGTTCGCATGAAAGAATACTCTGTAGCTATCTCCATGTTTAGAGAATTGCGTGTTTTAAGCATTCCTGCTGATATTGTTACTTTTAATACTGCCATTCATTCCTGTTGTCACTTGGATACCCTTGATTATGCCTTTTCATTGCTTGCTGGAATCATCAAGAGTGGTTGGGTGCCCGATGCCTTTACCTACAACACTCTCATCAAGGGCCTTCTATCTCAAGACAGGCCTTTGGAGGCTGGGGATTTGTTTAACAAGCTTATCACATATCAAGAAATTCAGCCCAGTGTAGTTACGTATAACACCATCATTGATGGTCTCTGCAAAACTTCAAATACCTCCATGGCTCTCAAGTTTTTAAGAAAGATGGAGAAGTTAGGTTGCAGACCCGatattataacttataactCGATTATCGATTCTCTGTGCAAAGAAAGACGAGTCGATCATGCATTTGATCTTGTGTCTGTAATGACCCAGAAAGGCATTCCACCAAATGTTATAACATATAACAGATTACTTCAAGGTCTGTGCAGCTCCAGCCGGTGGGAGGACATTGGGCCGTTGTTAAGTGAGATGGGTGTTAGGAAGATCTCTCCTGATCTGCACACCTATAATATACTGGTCGATGCACACTGCAAAGAAGGgaggacaacagatgcagaagATGTGATTGCAATTATGATCCAGAAAGGTGTGCCTCCTGATGTAGTCACCTACAATACGCTTATGGATGGATTTTGTCTAAGAGGCAACACTGACAGGGCATTAGAGGTGCTGAATACCATGAGGAGTAATGGGATAGTGCCAAACTGTTATAGCTATACTATCCTCATCGATGGTCTCTGCAAGAACAGAAAACTTGACGAGGccagaaatatttttgataagtttgcTTCGAGAGGTTTGCAACCTGACGTCATAACACACAACACAATGATCAGAGGACTTTGTCAAGAAGGGTTACTTGAGGAAGCAAAGCTATTACTTTCTGAGATGGAAACTAGTGATTGTTTGCCTAACGATGTGACTTACAACACGATCATCCGTGCAAGtcttttgaataaaagataTGAAGAAGCAGTTGTATTGATAGAGAACATGCGAGCTCGTAAATTCTCAGAAGATGCATCTACCACATCCATGGTACTAGACCTATTATCTAAAGAAGAACAAGACCCCTCCGTTCTTGCTTTCTGCAAATGGTTTTTGCAATAA